The following proteins are co-located in the Oncorhynchus clarkii lewisi isolate Uvic-CL-2024 chromosome 30, UVic_Ocla_1.0, whole genome shotgun sequence genome:
- the LOC139389999 gene encoding SREBP regulating gene protein — protein sequence MVLRRLLRKRWVLGVVFGLSLIYFLTSTLKQEERTIRDRNLLEARDPDHRIPWKVRFNLGNSSRQITQCRNSIQGKTLLTDELGYVCDRNDLLVNGCCNVNAPSSRQYICKSCLANGCCNIYEHCVSCCLQPDKQPLLESFLNRAADGFQNLFTAVEDHFELCLAKCRTSSQSVQHENTYRNPQAKYCYGESPPELLPI from the exons ATGGTGCTAAGAAGGTTACTGAGAAAACGTTGGGTGCTAGGTGTGGTGTTTGGACTGTCTTTGATCTACTTCCTAACCAGCACCCTGAAACAG GAGGAGAGAACCATACGGGATCGCAACCTGTTGGAGGCCAGGGACCCGGATCACCGGATCCCATGGAAAGTCAGGTTCAACCTGGGCAACAGTAGCAGGCAGATCACTCAGTGCCGGAACTCCATTCAGGGCAAAACTCTGCTCACAGATGAACTGG GTTATGTGTGTGACAGAAACGATCTGCTGGTGAATGGTTGCTGTAATGTCAATGCCCCCAGCTCAAGACAGTACATTTGTAAAAGCTGTCTGGCCAACGGCTGCTGCAACATCTACGAGCACTGTGTGTCCTGCTGCCTCCAGCCTGATAAG CAACCTCTTCTAGAGAGTTTCCTGAACAGAGCTGCAGATGGCTTCCAGAACCTATTCACAGCCGTGGAGGACCACTTTGAGCTGTGTTTAGCCAAGTGTCGGACTTCATCGCAG AGTGTCCAACATGAAAATACCTACAGAAATCCACAAGCAAAATACTGTTATGGAGAAAGTCCACCCGAACTCCTGCCTATATGA